Proteins encoded by one window of Deinococcus planocerae:
- a CDS encoding ABC transporter permease, translating to MSVGWLVGRVGLALFAAFGVSVLVFVLLRLVPGDVVTNLIGLEGNVSPEGQAELRRLFGLDQPLTAQFATWFGALLRGDLGVSLRTDRPVFTDLRLRFPVTLELTALALLLALVVAVPLGVTAALSRGRLADVLSSGFVLVGLAAPEFWVALLLILLLSLHWPLFPPNGFVPLSESVWGNLRSVFLPSLALSLGLAAAVTRIVRSSLLEVMTQDYVRTARAKGLAERVVVYRHAMRNALIPVVTVVGLQAGSLLGGAVIIEQIFGLPGVGRYALEGINLRDYPVVQGAVLCIALSYVLVNVVVDVLYGLIDRRVVYG from the coding sequence GTGAGTGTGGGGTGGCTCGTCGGGCGGGTGGGGCTGGCGCTGTTCGCGGCCTTCGGGGTCAGCGTGCTCGTCTTCGTGCTGCTGCGGTTGGTGCCGGGCGACGTGGTGACCAACCTGATCGGGCTGGAGGGCAACGTCAGCCCCGAGGGGCAGGCCGAGCTGCGGCGCCTCTTCGGGCTCGACCAGCCCCTCACCGCGCAGTTCGCCACCTGGTTCGGCGCCCTGCTGCGCGGCGACCTCGGCGTGAGCCTGCGCACCGACCGCCCGGTCTTCACCGATCTGCGGCTGCGCTTCCCGGTGACGCTCGAACTCACCGCGCTCGCGCTGCTGCTGGCCCTGGTCGTCGCGGTGCCGCTCGGCGTGACGGCGGCCCTGTCGCGCGGGCGGCTCGCGGACGTGCTCTCCAGCGGCTTCGTGCTCGTCGGCCTCGCCGCGCCCGAGTTCTGGGTCGCGCTGCTCCTGATCCTGCTGCTGAGCCTGCACTGGCCGCTCTTTCCCCCCAACGGCTTCGTGCCGCTCTCGGAGTCGGTGTGGGGCAACCTGCGCTCGGTGTTCCTGCCGTCGCTGGCGCTGAGCCTGGGGCTCGCCGCCGCCGTCACCCGGATCGTGCGGTCGAGCCTGCTGGAGGTCATGACGCAGGACTACGTGCGCACCGCCCGCGCCAAGGGCCTCGCGGAACGGGTGGTGGTCTACCGCCACGCGATGCGCAACGCCCTGATCCCGGTCGTCACGGTCGTCGGGCTCCAGGCGGGGAGCCTGCTGGGAGGCGCGGTGATCATCGAGCAGATCTTCGGGCTGCCGGGGGTGGGCCGCTACGCGCTGGAGGGCATCAACCTGCGCGACTACCCGGTCGTGCAGGGGGCGGTGCTGTGCATCGCGCTGAGCTACGTGCTCGTCAACGTGGTCGTGGACGTGCTCTACGGGCTGATCGACCGCCGGGTGGTGTACGGATGA
- a CDS encoding ABC transporter permease, whose translation MTTATGAPAVQSPARRAARLFFRSPAGVAGLVLTGLAVLCALLAPLLAPYDPVAYLPADRMQGPSLRHPLGTDLYGRDLLSRVLYGGRISLSVSVLSVGLALLVGGVFGALAGYHRGWVDTLIMRVSDVFLAFPAVLLAIALLAFLGGGFWNLTLAVAVAFAAPFTRVVRAAVLRTRHAMFVEASGALGATDARLLWRHVLPNAAGPILVEVTLRLAYAILAEAALSFLGLGTQPPAPAWGQMIADGRPFLETNPWISISPGLAIMFTVLGFNLFGDALRDALDPRLAR comes from the coding sequence ATGACGACCGCGACCGGGGCGCCCGCGGTGCAGTCCCCGGCCCGCCGCGCCGCCCGCCTGTTCTTCCGCTCGCCCGCCGGGGTGGCCGGGCTGGTCCTCACGGGGCTGGCGGTGCTGTGCGCGCTCCTGGCCCCCCTCCTCGCCCCCTACGACCCGGTGGCGTACCTGCCCGCCGACCGGATGCAGGGCCCCAGCCTGCGCCATCCCCTGGGCACCGACCTGTACGGGCGCGACCTGCTCTCGCGGGTGCTGTACGGGGGCCGCATCAGCCTGTCGGTGAGCGTCCTGAGCGTGGGGCTCGCCCTGCTCGTGGGCGGGGTGTTCGGGGCGCTCGCCGGGTACCACCGGGGCTGGGTGGACACCCTGATCATGCGGGTGAGCGACGTGTTCCTGGCCTTTCCCGCCGTGCTGCTCGCCATCGCGCTGCTCGCCTTTCTGGGGGGCGGCTTCTGGAACCTGACCCTCGCCGTCGCGGTCGCGTTCGCCGCGCCCTTCACGCGGGTGGTGCGGGCCGCCGTGCTGCGGACCCGCCACGCCATGTTCGTGGAGGCGAGCGGGGCCCTCGGCGCCACCGACGCGCGGCTGCTGTGGCGGCACGTCCTGCCGAACGCCGCGGGCCCCATCCTGGTGGAAGTGACCCTGCGCCTCGCCTACGCCATCCTCGCCGAGGCGGCCCTGAGCTTCCTCGGCCTGGGCACCCAGCCCCCGGCCCCCGCCTGGGGGCAGATGATCGCGGACGGGCGGCCCTTCCTGGAGACCAACCCCTGGATTTCCATCAGCCCCGGCCTGGCGATCATGTTCACCGTCTTGGGCTTCAACCTCTTCGGGGACGCCCTGCGCGACGCCCTCGACCCCCGGCTGGCCCGCTGA
- a CDS encoding ABC transporter substrate-binding protein, whose translation MNQRRVTTSLLLALGLSSGALAQTSGGVLRAGMQADPVGLDPHVTQATSTRNQLENVYDTLVAFDSRGRIVPSLATRWTASPNGLTWTFTLRPGVRFHNGRALEASDVVYSINRIKNPATRSPRSGDFELVRSVAAPNRTTVVMTLSRPFSPLLSKLAFSLNVIVPREAAATLNTRPVGTGPFTFVEYVPQTRMVLRKNPNFWGRDARGGRLPYLDGITFTYLPDPTARVTALRANTVDWIEYVPSTDVKTLQANPQVAVLGGPSANYRALFLNVAQKPLDDPRVRRAMAYAVNNQEIVDVALLGTGGLPSRGTPIPEGNFYAVTDPNYGRPNLERARALLREAGYPNGFTLDLKVTSTYDFLRTPAEILQAQLAQVGIRVNITALEWSVYLPDILKKNYTATILGESGQGDPDDYLYTPFASDSGGNLTNFRDAQIDRLLDQGRQTSGAEARRTIYAQVQRRLVDLSPMVFLFSSTQYEAASRRVQGYQHFPNTSYLGLRTTWLR comes from the coding sequence ATGAACCAGCGCCGCGTCACGACCTCGCTGCTCCTCGCCCTCGGCCTGTCTTCCGGCGCGCTCGCCCAGACTTCCGGCGGCGTCCTGCGCGCGGGGATGCAGGCCGACCCCGTGGGCCTCGATCCCCACGTCACCCAGGCGACCTCCACCCGCAACCAACTGGAGAACGTGTACGACACCCTGGTCGCCTTCGACAGCCGCGGCAGGATCGTGCCCTCGCTGGCGACCCGCTGGACCGCGAGCCCGAACGGGTTGACCTGGACCTTCACCCTCCGGCCCGGCGTGCGCTTCCACAACGGGCGCGCCCTGGAGGCGAGCGACGTGGTGTATTCGATCAACCGCATCAAGAACCCGGCCACCCGTTCCCCCCGCAGCGGCGACTTCGAACTCGTGCGGTCGGTCGCCGCGCCGAACCGAACCACGGTCGTCATGACGCTGAGCCGCCCATTCTCGCCGCTGCTGAGCAAGCTCGCCTTCAGCCTGAACGTGATCGTGCCCCGCGAGGCGGCGGCCACCCTGAACACCCGGCCCGTGGGCACCGGGCCCTTCACCTTCGTGGAGTACGTGCCGCAGACGCGCATGGTGCTGCGCAAGAACCCCAACTTCTGGGGCCGCGACGCGCGGGGGGGCCGCCTGCCGTACCTCGACGGGATCACCTTCACGTACCTGCCCGACCCTACGGCGCGCGTGACGGCGCTGCGGGCGAACACGGTGGACTGGATCGAATACGTGCCCTCGACCGATGTCAAGACGCTCCAGGCCAACCCGCAGGTCGCCGTGCTGGGCGGGCCGAGCGCGAACTACCGGGCGCTGTTTCTCAACGTGGCGCAAAAGCCCCTGGACGACCCCCGGGTGCGCCGCGCGATGGCCTACGCCGTCAACAACCAGGAGATCGTGGACGTGGCGCTGCTCGGCACGGGCGGCCTGCCCTCGCGCGGCACGCCCATCCCGGAGGGCAACTTCTACGCCGTGACCGACCCGAACTACGGCAGACCCAACCTGGAGCGGGCGCGTGCCCTGCTCCGTGAGGCGGGCTACCCGAACGGCTTCACCCTCGACCTCAAGGTGACGAGTACCTACGACTTCCTGCGCACGCCCGCCGAGATTCTTCAGGCGCAGCTCGCCCAGGTCGGCATCCGGGTGAACATCACGGCGTTGGAGTGGAGCGTGTACCTCCCGGACATCCTCAAGAAGAATTACACCGCCACCATCCTGGGAGAGAGCGGGCAGGGCGACCCCGACGACTACCTCTACACCCCCTTCGCGTCGGACAGCGGGGGCAACCTGACGAACTTCAGGGACGCGCAGATCGACCGCCTGCTCGACCAGGGGCGGCAGACGAGCGGGGCGGAGGCCCGGCGCACGATCTACGCGCAGGTCCAGCGGCGGCTGGTGGACCTCAGCCCGATGGTCTTCCTGTTCTCCAGCACCCAGTACGAGGCGGCGAGCCGCCGGGTGCAGGGCTACCAGCACTTCCCCAACACGAGCTACCTCGGCCTGCGGACGACCTGGCTGAGGTGA
- a CDS encoding SDR family oxidoreductase, with translation MDIQGKVVLITGASSGIGRAAAELFAARGAQVALAARSEGALGDLAARLPGSLAVPADMTREEDVRRMVARTHEHYGRLDVLVNNAGRGMRADVAEAGLQDFRDLLELNVVSVVNAMQQVVPIMRAQGGGVIVNISSGTTRMLLPGMGLYSATKHVVNHLSDIARLELAPLGIRVSTVYPTRTATDFGFNSVGIRPGEGEAYAQGDSAEYVAGLILEAVETEAPEVLAEAVRRMGGQG, from the coding sequence ATGGACATTCAGGGCAAGGTCGTGCTGATCACGGGCGCCTCCTCCGGCATCGGGAGGGCCGCCGCCGAGCTGTTCGCCGCCCGGGGGGCACAGGTCGCGCTCGCCGCCCGCTCCGAGGGGGCGCTGGGAGACCTCGCCGCGCGGCTGCCGGGTTCGCTCGCCGTGCCCGCCGACATGACCCGCGAGGAAGACGTGCGCCGGATGGTGGCCCGCACCCACGAGCACTACGGGCGCCTCGACGTGCTCGTGAACAACGCCGGGCGAGGGATGCGCGCGGACGTGGCCGAGGCGGGCTTGCAGGACTTCCGCGACCTGCTGGAACTCAACGTGGTCAGCGTGGTGAACGCGATGCAGCAGGTTGTGCCGATCATGCGGGCGCAGGGCGGCGGGGTGATCGTGAACATCAGCTCGGGCACGACCCGGATGCTGCTGCCCGGCATGGGCCTGTACTCGGCGACCAAGCATGTCGTCAACCACCTCTCGGACATCGCGCGGCTGGAACTCGCGCCGCTGGGTATCCGGGTGAGCACGGTCTACCCGACGCGGACGGCGACCGACTTCGGCTTCAACTCGGTGGGCATCCGTCCCGGCGAGGGTGAGGCGTACGCGCAGGGGGACTCCGCCGAATACGTGGCGGGATTGATTCTCGAAGCGGTGGAGACGGAGGCGCCGGAGGTCCTGGCCGAGGCGGTGCGGCGGATGGGCGGACAGGGGTAG
- a CDS encoding NAD(P)-dependent alcohol dehydrogenase — protein sequence MLAARFHSFGGPEVLRVEEVPWPHPQGDEVLIRVQASSVNGTDLGLRRGSGPARLVARPPFTVGLDVAGEVVGFGPRVTAFDPGDRVFTLIGHGGGGAAEYVTVRQSRVAAAPASVSPAEAAAVPLAGLTALQALRDGAGLHLRRGARVLVYGAAGGIGSFAVGLARHYGATVTGVARGGKLDFVRELGADEVLDSGAVDFTRLGRTWDVIFDTPPALPFARVRSSLTPDGVYVSTRPFPTSLADVRARVGRQGPRWSGVQTKERSQDLAFLARLIDAGELRVPLDRTFPLSEIVAAHRHAEGRTARGKTVVVIHGV from the coding sequence ATGCTGGCAGCACGCTTTCATTCGTTCGGCGGTCCCGAGGTCCTGCGCGTGGAGGAGGTGCCCTGGCCGCACCCCCAGGGCGACGAGGTGCTGATCCGCGTTCAGGCGAGCAGCGTGAACGGCACCGACCTCGGCCTGCGCCGGGGAAGCGGCCCCGCCCGCCTCGTGGCGAGGCCGCCCTTCACGGTCGGGTTGGACGTGGCAGGCGAGGTCGTCGGGTTCGGGCCGAGGGTCACGGCCTTCGACCCCGGCGACCGGGTATTCACCCTGATCGGCCACGGCGGGGGCGGCGCCGCCGAGTACGTCACCGTGCGGCAATCGCGGGTGGCCGCGGCCCCCGCCAGCGTCTCCCCGGCGGAGGCCGCCGCCGTGCCGCTGGCCGGGCTGACCGCCCTGCAAGCCCTGCGCGACGGGGCGGGGCTGCACCTGCGGCGGGGGGCCCGGGTGCTCGTGTACGGCGCGGCGGGCGGCATCGGCTCCTTCGCGGTGGGGCTGGCGCGGCACTACGGGGCCACCGTGACGGGGGTGGCGCGCGGCGGCAAGCTCGACTTCGTGCGGGAGCTGGGGGCGGACGAGGTGCTGGATTCCGGGGCGGTGGACTTCACGCGGCTGGGCCGGACGTGGGACGTGATCTTCGACACGCCGCCCGCCCTTCCCTTCGCGCGGGTGCGGTCCTCGCTCACGCCGGACGGGGTGTACGTGTCCACCCGGCCCTTCCCGACGAGCCTGGCCGACGTGCGGGCGAGGGTGGGGCGGCAGGGACCCCGCTGGTCGGGCGTGCAGACGAAGGAGAGGTCGCAGGACCTCGCGTTCCTGGCGCGGCTGATCGACGCCGGAGAGCTGCGGGTCCCCCTCGACCGGACCTTCCCCCTCTCCGAGATCGTGGCCGCCCACCGCCACGCCGAGGGCCGCACGGCGCGGGGCAAGACGGTCGTGGTGATCCACGGCGTGTGA
- a CDS encoding response regulator, whose product MIRVCLVDDQTLMREGLRRLLESVRDVRVVGEASDAEGAVRAVLDHRPDVLLLDVWMPRQGGLEVVGALRALGCLPATLLLSSFEDAEVLARGKRLGVLGYLLKDVTLDVLLGAVRAAAQGQAVARPLLSEQARAGLGAPPRPAGSARPALTPREREVLGLVASGQSTRDVSRSLGLSEGTVKNHLSNLMGKLEARDRTQAVLRAFELGLV is encoded by the coding sequence ATGATCCGGGTGTGCCTGGTGGACGACCAGACCCTGATGCGCGAGGGGTTGCGCCGATTGCTGGAGTCGGTGCGGGACGTGCGGGTGGTGGGGGAGGCGAGCGACGCGGAGGGGGCCGTGCGCGCGGTGCTCGACCACCGCCCCGACGTGCTGCTCCTCGACGTTTGGATGCCCCGGCAGGGCGGGCTGGAGGTCGTGGGGGCGCTGCGGGCGCTGGGCTGCCTGCCCGCCACGTTGCTGCTGTCCTCCTTCGAGGACGCCGAGGTGCTCGCCCGCGGCAAGCGCCTGGGCGTCCTGGGCTACCTCCTCAAGGACGTGACGCTCGACGTGCTGCTGGGCGCCGTGCGGGCCGCCGCCCAGGGCCAGGCGGTCGCGCGCCCGCTGCTGAGCGAGCAGGCCCGCGCCGGCCTGGGCGCGCCGCCGCGCCCCGCCGGGTCCGCCCGCCCGGCCCTGACCCCGCGGGAGCGGGAGGTGCTCGGTCTGGTGGCGAGCGGGCAGTCCACCCGCGACGTCTCCCGCAGCCTGGGCCTGAGCGAGGGCACCGTCAAAAACCACCTCTCGAACCTGATGGGCAAGCTCGAAGCCCGCGACCGCACCCAGGCCGTCTTGCGCGCCTTCGAGCTGGGGCTGGTCTGA
- a CDS encoding sensor histidine kinase yields the protein MFTLKCLHVLRWAALGLWGALMLSLLTGETPPGGFWLHTPAALACAAYLLSFWRATDSTASYRVRRRWTVGLSLCALALHGLFPLHPLAGAPLVAVAGVLPMHLRLGPALAWVGVQTALLLVILGGRLGGPAALEDFAWSLGLQAGLALGMFAVFHHLHLRREWFNLAAHLQRQAREAERVQIARDLHDVLGHDLALLGVELEHARRFGDDEAVRRARAIVSRLFEDVRGTVGSLRSAARGWGEVLRPLDVSVPGLRVHVSLPPSTPVPESAALGALAMVVQEALTNTVRHAGATNFFVEVCLEEDRVTVRMQDDGKARQPLVPGHGLTGMRERLADVGGSLTVGTLAPGNVQVQASVPLAEGWR from the coding sequence GTGTTCACCCTCAAGTGCCTGCACGTCCTGCGCTGGGCCGCCCTGGGCCTCTGGGGCGCCCTGATGCTGTCCCTGCTGACCGGGGAGACGCCGCCCGGCGGGTTCTGGCTCCACACGCCCGCGGCGCTCGCGTGCGCGGCGTACCTGCTGAGCTTCTGGCGGGCCACCGACTCGACCGCCTCCTACCGGGTGCGGCGGCGCTGGACCGTGGGGCTGAGTCTGTGTGCCCTCGCGCTGCACGGCCTGTTTCCGCTCCATCCCCTCGCGGGGGCGCCCCTCGTCGCGGTGGCGGGCGTGTTGCCCATGCACCTGAGGCTGGGCCCGGCCCTGGCGTGGGTGGGCGTGCAGACGGCGCTCCTGCTCGTGATCCTGGGGGGGCGCTTGGGAGGGCCCGCCGCCCTGGAGGACTTCGCGTGGTCGCTGGGGCTCCAGGCGGGTCTCGCGCTCGGGATGTTCGCCGTCTTCCATCACCTGCACCTGCGCCGGGAGTGGTTCAACCTCGCCGCCCACCTCCAGCGGCAGGCGCGCGAGGCCGAGCGGGTCCAGATCGCCCGCGACCTGCACGACGTGCTCGGGCACGACCTCGCGCTGCTGGGGGTGGAGCTGGAGCACGCCCGGCGCTTCGGGGACGATGAGGCCGTGCGGCGGGCGCGCGCCATCGTCTCGCGCCTGTTCGAGGACGTGCGCGGCACCGTGGGCTCGCTCAGGTCGGCGGCGCGCGGCTGGGGCGAGGTGCTGCGCCCGCTCGACGTGTCGGTGCCCGGGCTGCGCGTGCACGTGTCGCTGCCGCCGTCCACGCCCGTCCCCGAGTCGGCGGCGCTGGGCGCCCTGGCGATGGTGGTGCAAGAAGCCCTGACGAACACGGTCCGCCACGCGGGCGCGACCAACTTCTTCGTCGAGGTCTGCCTGGAGGAGGACCGGGTGACCGTGCGGATGCAAGACGACGGCAAGGCCCGCCAGCCGCTTGTGCCCGGCCACGGCCTGACGGGAATGCGCGAGCGGCTGGCGGACGTGGGCGGCTCGCTGACGGTGGGCACGCTGGCTCCCGGCAACGTGCAGGTGCAGGCCAGCGTACCCCTGGCGGAGGGCTGGCGATGA
- a CDS encoding Na+/H+ antiporter subunit E, whose amino-acid sequence MQGLAFNVLLAVVWALFAGEVSLRELVVGAGLGFALLALFPRALGTGGYVRRVGAGLGFLGFFLRELTVANVQVALFALRPRPPLRPMIVAVPLRVRGDGPLTMLTAVITLMPGTVAMGFSADRRVLYAHAIGTPNVGAAHEAILAVEDRLLRVLDLPTHRLGRASACGRCAGQA is encoded by the coding sequence ATGCAAGGACTGGCGTTCAACGTGCTGCTGGCGGTGGTGTGGGCCCTGTTCGCGGGGGAGGTGAGCCTGCGCGAACTCGTCGTCGGCGCCGGGCTGGGCTTTGCCCTCCTGGCGCTCTTTCCCCGCGCGCTGGGCACCGGGGGCTACGTGCGCCGGGTCGGGGCCGGGCTCGGCTTCCTGGGGTTTTTCCTGCGCGAACTCACCGTGGCGAACGTGCAGGTGGCCCTCTTCGCCCTGCGGCCCCGTCCTCCGCTGCGCCCCATGATCGTGGCGGTGCCGCTGCGGGTGCGGGGCGACGGCCCCCTGACGATGCTCACCGCCGTCATCACCCTGATGCCGGGCACCGTGGCGATGGGCTTCAGCGCGGACCGCCGCGTCCTCTACGCGCACGCCATCGGCACGCCGAACGTGGGGGCCGCCCACGAGGCCATCCTGGCGGTGGAAGACCGCCTGCTGCGCGTCCTCGACCTGCCGACACACCGCCTGGGCAGGGCGTCAGCGTGCGGACGGTGTGCCGGGCAAGCCTGA
- a CDS encoding CopZ family metallochaperone has protein sequence MTTELTVTGMSCGHCEQAVASALKNVPGVQDVQVDLQRATATVRGEAEPQALIAAVTEEGYGAQVRG, from the coding sequence ATGACGACGGAACTGACGGTGACGGGGATGAGCTGCGGCCACTGCGAGCAGGCGGTGGCGAGCGCGCTGAAAAACGTTCCCGGGGTGCAGGACGTTCAGGTGGACCTCCAGCGCGCCACCGCCACCGTGCGGGGCGAGGCCGAGCCCCAGGCACTGATCGCCGCCGTGACCGAAGAAGGCTACGGTGCCCAGGTGCGCGGCTAA
- a CDS encoding metal-sensitive transcriptional regulator — translation MPEDARKRAARRLKIARGHLDSIVTMLEQEDAYCVDVLRQIKAVQGALSGAGEVVLRGHLEAHVATASTRGDSVEMVEELMEALKYT, via the coding sequence ATGCCCGAGGACGCCCGCAAACGCGCCGCCCGGCGGCTCAAGATCGCGCGGGGTCACCTCGACAGCATCGTGACGATGCTGGAGCAGGAGGACGCGTATTGCGTGGACGTGCTGCGGCAGATCAAGGCGGTGCAGGGGGCGCTGTCGGGTGCGGGCGAGGTCGTGCTGCGCGGGCACCTCGAGGCGCACGTCGCCACGGCGTCCACACGGGGCGACAGTGTGGAGATGGTCGAGGAGCTGATGGAGGCCCTCAAGTACACCTGA
- a CDS encoding HAD-IC family P-type ATPase, which yields MQNAQASKAPAQRLADRAGRYLVFVALGSGLVAFLVWFFLGAGVAFALTAAVSTVVIACPDALALATPTALTVGVGQGAREGVLLKNATALEATAEVDTVIFDKTGTLTEGQPALTDLVPAPSVSETELPHLAASADQPSQHPLAEAIVRGAREWGVSLSRAEDFDSIPGRGVQAPGWTGGRC from the coding sequence GTGCAAAACGCCCAAGCGAGCAAGGCGCCCGCGCAGCGCCTCGCCGACCGGGCAGGGAGGTACCTCGTCTTCGTCGCGCTGGGGAGCGGGTTGGTCGCCTTCCTGGTCTGGTTCTTCCTGGGGGCCGGGGTCGCGTTCGCGTTGACAGCCGCCGTCTCGACGGTGGTGATCGCCTGCCCGGACGCGCTGGCGCTCGCTACCCCGACCGCTCTCACAGTGGGCGTCGGTCAGGGGGCGCGGGAGGGGGTGCTGCTCAAGAACGCCACGGCCCTGGAGGCGACCGCCGAAGTGGACACCGTGATCTTCGACAAGACGGGCACCTTGACCGAGGGCCAGCCTGCCCTGACCGACCTCGTGCCCGCGCCGAGCGTGAGCGAGACCGAACTGCCTCACCTGGCGGCCTCCGCCGATCAGCCCTCGCAGCACCCGCTCGCCGAGGCCATCGTGCGCGGTGCCCGGGAATGGGGCGTCTCCTTGAGTCGGGCGGAGGATTTCGACTCGATTCCTGGGCGCGGCGTGCAGGCCCCCGGGTGGACGGGCGGCAGGTGCTGA
- a CDS encoding NPCBM/NEW2 domain-containing protein, whose translation MRHPTFFRNASLSPLLMALTLGLAACGQTDRPSPSAATQAPSGPAWQPQAVPSGEIISGQVYNIVNTCGGQSLAVSNVSPSDGAQVVTWTLVGTGGLNHQWKFESTSDGYYKVIAQHSNKALEVAGGATKNGSRIQQWTYDNLSHQEWKPIDLGGGRVALAPRHAPNSRLNVYKSLTADGTIVQLWQAADVCAQRWTLEPVNAPTPLSEARWSAAANFWGPVERNTSNGDLGAGDGGTFRVGGVSYPNTRGLGVHAPSEVVFKPNGACQTFSAKVGVDDETPYGSVEFQVVADGAVVYRSGLVRRGEPVRSVNVSIAGKNRVQLIVTDGGDNADYDHADWLTPVFGGCSGAYNPTAVVYDGPLEITRRGYYSGAWESQSPGTPAVQVNTDQPVVIEGSLVRSRGTLFDTQWKNADLTIRNVRGYALNPNQDGVKPGRFLEAQGVRNAVIENNYLEGTGGLYFNGWSGSAAAGQTIKVRFNDVKNIDGRYSAGVDAWRDFNIRTNMATQAREDGFYAVQFVQFNAIRGIQNAEIAWNRVVNEPGKSRVEDNVNISGSSGVPGSPIAIHDNLIHGAYTVKPEQGGTPSDGTYTYEWGYSGGGILASDGCIPDPAQTTSYVEVTGNTVLETTNYGVASSAGHHITLNGNRVVASGRTPSGAPIAAQNVGIYIWDICGSQAGYFDNATQLAQNNYSVWGRPNTAPDARNNQWIANGSWVGSVQPDVGAVSSTDVQNEVNMWQGRVASSGVVIGPR comes from the coding sequence ATGCGCCACCCGACCTTCTTCCGAAATGCTTCCCTCTCTCCCCTCTTGATGGCCCTGACCCTGGGTCTCGCCGCCTGCGGGCAGACGGATCGGCCCAGCCCTTCGGCGGCCACTCAAGCACCGTCCGGTCCGGCCTGGCAACCCCAGGCGGTGCCCAGCGGGGAAATCATCTCCGGGCAGGTGTACAACATCGTCAACACCTGCGGGGGACAGTCCCTGGCCGTGTCCAACGTCAGCCCGTCGGACGGCGCCCAGGTGGTCACCTGGACTCTGGTGGGAACGGGTGGGTTGAACCATCAGTGGAAGTTCGAGAGCACCAGCGACGGGTACTACAAGGTGATCGCCCAGCACAGCAACAAAGCACTCGAGGTGGCGGGAGGGGCCACCAAGAACGGCAGCCGGATTCAGCAGTGGACATACGACAACCTCTCTCATCAGGAGTGGAAACCCATCGACCTGGGAGGAGGCCGGGTGGCCCTGGCCCCCAGGCACGCCCCGAACTCCCGGTTGAATGTGTACAAGTCCCTCACCGCGGACGGCACCATCGTTCAACTGTGGCAGGCGGCCGACGTGTGCGCGCAGCGCTGGACCCTCGAACCGGTCAATGCCCCTACGCCCCTGAGCGAGGCCCGCTGGAGCGCGGCGGCGAACTTCTGGGGGCCGGTCGAGCGCAACACCAGCAACGGTGACCTCGGCGCGGGGGACGGGGGGACCTTCCGGGTGGGCGGCGTGAGCTACCCGAACACCCGGGGCCTGGGGGTCCACGCCCCGTCCGAGGTCGTCTTCAAGCCGAACGGCGCGTGCCAGACCTTCAGCGCCAAGGTGGGGGTAGACGACGAGACGCCGTACGGATCGGTCGAGTTCCAGGTGGTGGCCGACGGCGCTGTGGTGTACCGCAGCGGCCTCGTGCGCCGGGGCGAGCCGGTCAGGAGCGTCAACGTCAGCATCGCGGGGAAAAACCGCGTGCAGTTGATCGTCACCGACGGCGGAGACAACGCGGACTACGACCATGCCGACTGGCTCACCCCGGTCTTCGGGGGGTGCTCGGGCGCGTACAACCCCACGGCGGTCGTGTACGACGGGCCGCTCGAGATCACCCGGCGCGGGTACTACAGCGGTGCCTGGGAGAGCCAGAGCCCGGGAACACCCGCGGTGCAGGTGAACACCGACCAGCCGGTGGTGATCGAGGGGAGCTTGGTGCGCAGCCGCGGGACCCTCTTCGACACCCAGTGGAAAAACGCCGACCTCACGATCCGCAACGTGAGGGGCTACGCGCTCAATCCCAACCAGGACGGGGTCAAGCCCGGACGCTTCCTGGAGGCGCAGGGCGTCCGGAACGCCGTGATCGAGAACAATTACCTCGAGGGCACGGGGGGGCTGTACTTCAATGGCTGGAGCGGCTCCGCCGCCGCCGGTCAGACGATCAAGGTCCGGTTCAACGACGTGAAGAACATCGACGGGCGCTACAGCGCGGGCGTGGACGCCTGGAGAGACTTCAACATCCGGACAAATATGGCCACCCAGGCCCGGGAAGACGGCTTCTACGCCGTTCAGTTCGTGCAGTTCAACGCGATTCGGGGCATCCAAAACGCGGAGATCGCCTGGAACCGGGTCGTCAACGAGCCGGGCAAGAGCCGGGTGGAAGACAACGTCAACATCAGCGGGAGCAGCGGCGTGCCGGGAAGCCCGATTGCGATCCACGACAACCTCATCCACGGGGCCTACACGGTCAAGCCGGAGCAGGGAGGAACCCCCTCGGATGGCACGTACACCTACGAGTGGGGCTACAGCGGCGGGGGCATCCTGGCGAGCGACGGCTGCATTCCCGACCCGGCCCAGACGACGAGCTACGTCGAGGTGACGGGCAACACCGTGCTGGAAACGACCAACTACGGGGTGGCGAGTTCTGCCGGGCACCACATCACCCTCAACGGCAACCGGGTGGTGGCTTCCGGGCGGACGCCGAGCGGTGCACCTATCGCGGCGCAGAATGTCGGCATCTACATCTGGGACATCTGCGGAAGCCAGGCGGGTTACTTCGACAACGCCACCCAGCTCGCGCAGAACAACTACAGCGTGTGGGGACGGCCAAATACCGCGCCCGACGCCCGCAACAACCAGTGGATCGCGAACGGCAGTTGGGTGGGTTCCGTCCAGCCCGACGTGGGCGCAGTTTCGAGCACCGATGTTCAGAACGAGGTGAACATGTGGCAGGGACGGGTGGCGTCCAGCGGCGTGGTGATCGGCCCGCGCTAA